Proteins from a genomic interval of Rhodothermus marinus:
- the bioD gene encoding dethiobiotin synthase, translating into MNGLLITGTDTGVGKTVVAAGLARLLREAGYRVGVLKPVETGWEGPPGSWPPDARMLAEGACVDDPPEQVAPCVYAEPLAPLVAARRAGRPVDLDRIEAAWRRLQDRDWVLVETAGGLSVPLTDTLDYAGLAVRWKLPVLVVSRPGLGTLNHTFLTVHYARSRGLPVVGVVLCGYPEQPDVAEQTNPAMIEEMCHVPVLGRVPRRPAITSADEAAAAVAEGLRLEPFLARYEELLHRVMHD; encoded by the coding sequence ATGAACGGACTGCTCATTACCGGCACGGACACCGGCGTGGGGAAAACCGTGGTGGCCGCCGGACTGGCGCGGCTGCTGCGTGAGGCTGGCTACCGGGTGGGCGTGCTCAAGCCTGTCGAGACCGGCTGGGAGGGTCCGCCGGGAAGCTGGCCGCCCGACGCCCGCATGCTGGCCGAAGGGGCCTGCGTGGACGATCCGCCCGAGCAGGTGGCCCCCTGCGTCTATGCCGAACCGCTGGCCCCCCTGGTGGCGGCACGCCGCGCCGGTCGTCCGGTGGACCTCGACCGCATCGAGGCGGCCTGGCGGCGACTGCAGGACCGCGACTGGGTGCTCGTCGAGACGGCCGGCGGGCTGTCGGTGCCGCTGACCGACACGCTCGACTACGCCGGTCTGGCCGTCCGCTGGAAGCTGCCCGTGCTGGTGGTGTCGCGCCCCGGCCTGGGCACGCTCAACCACACGTTCCTGACCGTGCACTACGCCCGGAGTCGGGGCCTGCCCGTGGTGGGCGTGGTGCTCTGCGGCTACCCGGAGCAGCCCGACGTGGCCGAACAGACGAACCCGGCCATGATCGAAGAGATGTGCCACGTGCCCGTGCTGGGCCGCGTGCCGCGCCGTCCGGCCATCACCTCGGCCGACGAGGCGGCCGCCGCCGTCGCCGAGGGACTGCGCCTGGAGCCGTTCCTGGCCCGCTACGAGGAGCTGCTGCACCGCGTCATGCACGACTGA
- a CDS encoding septal ring lytic transglycosylase RlpA family protein translates to MQHGRLLFWGLWIGLLALVAGRVPTPEARRGPGPDTLQVALYVAEGRASYYGARWAGQRTASGEAFDPEALTAAHPTLPFGARVRVTNLRNGRSVVVRINDRGPHVPGRIIDVSYAAARALGMVRSGTVPVRIEWLPETAVD, encoded by the coding sequence ATGCAGCACGGACGGCTGCTTTTCTGGGGACTCTGGATCGGCTTGCTGGCGCTGGTGGCCGGACGCGTGCCGACTCCGGAAGCGCGGCGCGGGCCGGGACCGGATACGCTGCAGGTAGCGCTTTACGTGGCAGAAGGTCGGGCCAGTTACTATGGTGCGCGATGGGCCGGGCAGCGAACGGCCAGTGGCGAGGCGTTTGATCCCGAGGCGCTGACGGCCGCGCATCCCACGTTGCCTTTTGGCGCACGCGTGCGCGTGACCAATCTCCGAAATGGCCGCTCTGTGGTGGTGCGCATCAACGATCGGGGACCGCACGTCCCGGGTCGGATTATTGACGTGTCGTATGCCGCCGCCCGTGCCCTGGGGATGGTGCGCAGTGGGACGGTGCCCGTGCGGATCGAGTGGTTGCCGGAGACGGCCGTGGATTAA
- the bioA gene encoding adenosylmethionine--8-amino-7-oxononanoate transaminase, whose product MKETRTIIDALDELAPETLVTWDKTYVWHPFTPMKQYMAGDPVIIRRGRGVKLEDIHGNWYYDGTSSIWLNVHGHNVPELNAAIEAQLRRVAHATMLGQANVPAVALAKRLIDVAPKGLQRVFYSDSGATAVEIALKMAVQFWANQGRRTKRYVLGFLNNYHGDTLGAVGVAPDPLFHWPFLDLLPGHPRVPYPYPHDRLAESLEAVEDVLRTRRDELAAVIVEPVEGAGGILPAPPGFLRELRTLCDRYDVLLIVDEVATGFGRTGRLFACEADGITPDLLCLGKGLTGGYLPLAATLTTERVFEAFLGEVEERKTFFHGHSYTGNPLGCAVALASLELLLERLPALPAKVERLRAGLAPLADHPFVAEVRQAGFMVGIEIVADRATRTPFPYGAQVGFIVARHARRRGMLVRPIGSVLIFMPPLAATETELDEMTAILRASFEDALPELESLAQQIRQQA is encoded by the coding sequence ATGAAAGAAACCCGCACGATCATCGACGCGCTCGACGAGCTGGCCCCCGAAACGCTCGTCACCTGGGACAAGACCTACGTCTGGCATCCCTTCACGCCCATGAAGCAGTACATGGCCGGAGATCCGGTCATCATCCGGCGCGGCCGGGGCGTGAAGCTCGAAGACATTCACGGCAACTGGTACTACGACGGCACCTCGTCGATCTGGCTGAACGTGCACGGCCACAACGTGCCCGAACTGAACGCGGCCATCGAGGCGCAACTCCGGCGCGTGGCACACGCGACCATGCTGGGCCAGGCGAACGTGCCCGCCGTCGCGCTCGCCAAACGGCTGATCGATGTGGCCCCGAAGGGTCTGCAGCGCGTCTTCTACTCCGACAGCGGCGCCACGGCCGTCGAGATCGCGCTCAAGATGGCCGTGCAGTTCTGGGCCAACCAGGGCCGGCGCACGAAGCGCTACGTGCTCGGTTTTCTGAACAACTACCACGGCGACACGCTGGGGGCCGTGGGCGTGGCGCCCGACCCGCTCTTTCACTGGCCGTTTCTGGACCTGCTGCCCGGCCACCCACGCGTGCCCTACCCCTACCCGCACGATCGACTGGCCGAAAGCCTCGAAGCCGTCGAAGACGTGCTGCGCACGCGCCGGGACGAGCTGGCGGCTGTGATCGTCGAGCCCGTCGAAGGCGCCGGAGGCATCCTGCCCGCTCCGCCGGGCTTTCTGCGGGAGCTGCGCACGCTGTGCGACCGCTACGACGTACTGCTGATCGTCGACGAAGTGGCGACCGGCTTCGGGCGCACGGGCCGGCTCTTTGCCTGCGAGGCCGACGGCATCACGCCCGACCTGCTCTGTCTGGGCAAAGGGCTGACCGGCGGCTACCTGCCGCTGGCCGCCACACTCACGACCGAACGGGTCTTCGAGGCGTTTCTGGGCGAAGTCGAGGAGCGCAAGACGTTCTTCCACGGCCACTCCTACACGGGCAATCCGCTGGGCTGCGCCGTGGCGCTGGCCAGTCTGGAGCTGCTGCTCGAACGACTCCCTGCGCTCCCGGCTAAAGTCGAACGCCTTCGGGCCGGACTGGCCCCGCTGGCCGATCATCCGTTCGTGGCCGAAGTGCGCCAGGCTGGATTCATGGTGGGGATCGAGATCGTGGCCGATCGGGCCACGCGCACGCCGTTTCCCTACGGGGCCCAGGTGGGCTTCATCGTGGCCCGCCATGCCCGGCGGCGGGGCATGCTCGTGCGGCCGATCGGCTCGGTGCTGATCTTCATGCCTCCGCTGGCCGCCACCGAGACCGAACTGGACGAAATGACGGCCATCCTGCGCGCGTCCTTCGAAGACGCATTGCCCGAACTGGAATCGCTCGCGCAACAAATCCGACAGCAAGCATGA
- a CDS encoding ROK family protein has protein sequence MAERPLLGGLEAGGTKFVCAVGTGPDDIRALERFPTTTPEETLGRVIDFFRRQPEPIAALGIGSFGPVDPDPGSPTYGYITTTPKPGWAHTDVAGTLRRALNVPVAFDTDVNAAALGEQRWGAGRGLHTFVYLTIGTGIGGGVIVNGRRHHGHQHPEIGHLFVPRLPGDDRPGHCPFHGDCLEGLASGPAIAARWGRPAPELPPEHPAWDEVAHYLAFGLANLILTLSPQRLILGGGVMHQTHLFPRIRHHVAACINGYVALPDLDTFIVPPALGDRAGVLGALALAEEVVPWP, from the coding sequence ATGGCCGAACGTCCACTCCTGGGAGGCCTCGAAGCCGGCGGCACCAAGTTCGTCTGCGCCGTCGGGACCGGCCCGGACGACATCCGGGCGCTCGAACGCTTTCCCACCACGACGCCCGAGGAAACGCTCGGCCGCGTGATCGACTTCTTCCGGCGCCAGCCCGAGCCGATTGCGGCACTGGGCATTGGCTCGTTCGGCCCCGTCGATCCCGATCCGGGCTCGCCCACCTACGGCTACATCACGACCACGCCGAAGCCCGGCTGGGCGCACACCGACGTGGCGGGCACGCTGCGCCGCGCGCTGAACGTGCCCGTGGCGTTCGACACCGATGTGAACGCCGCCGCCCTGGGCGAGCAGCGCTGGGGGGCCGGGCGCGGCCTGCACACGTTCGTTTACCTGACGATCGGCACGGGCATCGGCGGCGGGGTCATCGTCAACGGCCGGCGCCACCACGGCCACCAGCATCCCGAGATCGGCCACCTGTTCGTGCCCCGCCTGCCCGGCGACGATCGCCCCGGCCACTGCCCCTTCCACGGCGACTGCCTCGAGGGACTGGCCTCCGGACCGGCCATCGCGGCCCGGTGGGGCCGACCGGCTCCGGAACTTCCTCCCGAGCATCCGGCCTGGGACGAAGTGGCCCATTACCTGGCCTTCGGGCTGGCCAACCTGATCCTGACGCTCTCGCCCCAGCGCCTCATCCTGGGGGGCGGCGTCATGCACCAGACGCACCTGTTTCCGCGCATCCGCCACCACGTGGCCGCCTGCATCAACGGCTATGTAGCGCTGCCCGACCTCGACACGTTCATCGTCCCGCCGGCGCTTGGCGACCGCGCCGGCGTGCTGGGTGCCCTCGCCCTGGCCGAAGAAGTGGTGCCCTGGCCTTAA
- a CDS encoding CBS and ACT domain-containing protein produces the protein MLVQDVMQRPVQTIAPDATLAAAYRLMQERAIRHLPVVDEGRLVGIVTDRDLRLATSALHPHPFPPDARVASVMQRRVVTAAPLDPVEEAARLMRMRRIGCLPVLDGDELVGIVTVTDLLEALLRLSGADRPSGRIEVRLAHTPGRLAALASAVAAHHVNILSILSYPESSEWLRVVLRVDTNRTHPLADTLRQEGFEVIWPPHKPWSPSSITRTT, from the coding sequence ATGCTGGTGCAGGACGTCATGCAGCGTCCGGTGCAGACCATCGCACCGGACGCCACGCTCGCGGCCGCCTATCGGCTGATGCAGGAGCGTGCCATCCGCCACCTGCCCGTCGTCGACGAAGGGCGTCTGGTGGGCATCGTCACCGACCGGGATCTGCGCCTGGCCACCAGTGCGCTGCACCCCCATCCGTTTCCACCGGATGCCCGGGTCGCCTCGGTCATGCAGCGCCGCGTGGTCACCGCCGCGCCGCTCGATCCGGTGGAAGAAGCGGCCCGTCTGATGCGCATGCGCCGCATCGGTTGCCTGCCCGTACTCGACGGCGACGAACTGGTGGGCATCGTTACCGTAACCGACCTGCTCGAGGCGCTTTTGCGCCTGAGCGGCGCCGACCGCCCCAGCGGCCGGATCGAAGTGCGCCTGGCACACACGCCCGGTCGCCTGGCCGCCCTGGCCTCGGCCGTGGCCGCCCACCACGTGAACATCCTTTCCATTCTCTCCTACCCGGAATCTTCCGAATGGCTGCGCGTGGTGCTGCGCGTCGATACGAACCGGACACACCCGCTGGCCGACACGCTCCGACAGGAAGGCTTCGAAGTCATCTGGCCCCCGCACAAACCGTGGTCTCCGTCGTCTATCACCCGGACTACCTGA
- a CDS encoding biotin--[acetyl-CoA-carboxylase] ligase has translation MKEVALLACLDETFTSGALLARRLGLSRVAVWKQAHRLQEAGYPIEVVQGRGYRLRPGSPAPHLLQPLLQGRFGRAYRYLGRTTSTQDELRAWAEAGAPEGAIVLAEQQTGGRGRRGRRWVSPPGAGLYFSVLLRPRLPLTDLLRLSLAAGVALAETAEVGGLKWPNDLLAPDGRKLAGVLVEADLRGEEVRYLLLGIGLNVHEAPLPPEAACLETYRPGLRRVDLLARLLARLEHWYDRLTDAGAVLDAWRRFSYTLGRPVRIETPTGPVEGLAEDVEPSGALRVRLPDGTRRTVSAGDVALLQPVATNP, from the coding sequence ATGAAGGAAGTGGCGTTGCTGGCCTGTCTGGACGAGACGTTCACGAGCGGAGCGCTGCTGGCGCGGCGGCTGGGACTGAGCCGCGTGGCCGTCTGGAAGCAGGCCCACCGGTTGCAGGAAGCCGGCTACCCGATCGAAGTCGTGCAGGGCCGGGGCTATCGGCTACGACCGGGGAGTCCCGCCCCGCACCTGCTGCAACCGCTCCTGCAGGGACGCTTTGGCCGGGCCTACCGTTATCTGGGCCGCACCACAAGCACCCAGGACGAGCTGCGGGCCTGGGCCGAGGCGGGCGCGCCTGAAGGGGCCATCGTGCTGGCCGAGCAGCAGACCGGGGGCCGGGGCCGGCGCGGCCGCCGGTGGGTCAGTCCACCGGGCGCCGGCCTGTACTTTTCGGTGCTGCTGCGCCCCCGCCTGCCGCTGACCGATCTGCTGCGGCTGTCGCTGGCGGCCGGCGTGGCGCTGGCCGAAACGGCCGAAGTGGGCGGCCTGAAATGGCCCAACGACCTGCTGGCCCCCGACGGCCGCAAGCTGGCGGGCGTCCTGGTCGAAGCCGACCTGCGCGGCGAGGAAGTGCGCTACCTGCTGCTGGGCATCGGCCTGAACGTGCACGAAGCCCCGCTGCCGCCCGAGGCCGCCTGCCTCGAGACCTACCGGCCCGGCCTGCGGCGTGTGGACCTGCTGGCGCGGCTGCTGGCCCGCCTGGAGCACTGGTACGACCGCCTGACCGACGCCGGGGCCGTGCTCGACGCCTGGCGTCGTTTCAGCTACACGCTGGGCCGCCCGGTACGCATCGAGACCCCGACCGGACCGGTGGAAGGGCTCGCCGAAGATGTCGAGCCTTCCGGAGCGCTCCGCGTGCGTCTGCCCGACGGCACCCGCCGAACGGTCTCGGCCGGCGACGTCGCCCTCCTGCAACCCGTTGCTACCAACCCCTGA
- the bioF gene encoding 8-amino-7-oxononanoate synthase: MEWLTRQLRQLEAKGLRRTLRPLAAGPYVERDGRRLLNLASNDYLGLSTDPRLTAAAREALERWGVGAGAARLVVGDRPVHEALEAALAALKETEAALVFPSGYAANVGVLSALAGPRDQIFADALNHASLNDGARLSRAHFRYYRHRDLEQLERLLQGPGPAPGGRRFIVTDAIFSMDGTVAPLPELAELAARYDAVLVVDDAHGTGIVGPEGRGTAHHLGVADRIPVQVATLSKALGVQGGAALGSRTLVDYLLHRARAFIYSTGISPVLAAAALEAVRLVQSDEGARRRHRQQAHVARLKAGLEALGYTVRHEPPAPMLAVLVGTPEAALRLSTLLETRGVLAPAIRPPTVPPGTSRIRLAPMATHTDDDIEAALAAFPEAEAIQPHVA, translated from the coding sequence ATGGAGTGGCTCACCCGGCAACTCCGGCAGCTTGAGGCGAAAGGACTGCGCCGCACGCTCCGGCCGCTTGCGGCCGGTCCGTACGTGGAACGTGACGGCCGCCGCCTGCTGAACCTGGCCTCGAACGACTACCTGGGGCTGAGCACGGATCCGCGCCTGACGGCGGCCGCCCGCGAAGCGCTGGAGCGCTGGGGCGTCGGCGCCGGAGCCGCCCGGCTGGTGGTGGGCGACCGCCCCGTGCACGAAGCGCTCGAGGCGGCCCTGGCCGCCCTCAAGGAAACCGAAGCCGCCCTGGTGTTTCCGAGCGGCTACGCGGCCAACGTGGGCGTGCTCTCGGCGCTGGCGGGTCCGCGCGACCAGATCTTTGCGGACGCGCTCAACCACGCCAGCCTGAACGACGGCGCCCGGCTCAGCCGCGCCCACTTCCGCTACTACCGCCACCGCGACCTGGAGCAACTCGAGCGGCTCCTGCAGGGGCCCGGACCGGCCCCGGGCGGCCGCCGCTTCATTGTGACGGATGCCATCTTCAGCATGGACGGCACGGTGGCGCCGCTTCCGGAGCTGGCCGAACTGGCCGCCCGCTACGACGCCGTGCTCGTCGTGGACGACGCGCACGGCACCGGGATCGTGGGCCCCGAAGGCCGGGGCACCGCCCATCATCTGGGCGTGGCCGATCGGATTCCCGTGCAGGTGGCCACGCTCTCGAAGGCGCTGGGCGTGCAGGGCGGCGCCGCGCTGGGATCGCGGACGCTCGTCGACTACCTGCTGCACCGCGCCCGCGCCTTCATCTACAGCACGGGGATTTCGCCCGTGCTGGCCGCCGCGGCGCTGGAGGCCGTCCGTCTGGTGCAGTCCGACGAAGGCGCGCGGCGGCGACACCGGCAACAGGCGCACGTCGCCCGTCTGAAGGCCGGGCTCGAAGCCCTGGGCTACACGGTCCGGCACGAACCACCGGCGCCCATGCTGGCCGTGCTGGTAGGGACGCCCGAGGCGGCGCTGCGCCTGTCGACGCTGCTGGAAACGCGCGGCGTGCTCGCCCCGGCCATCCGGCCGCCGACGGTGCCGCCCGGCACCAGCCGGATCCGACTGGCCCCCATGGCCACGCACACCGACGACGACATCGAGGCGGCCCTGGCCGCCTTTCCCGAAGCCGAAGCGATCCAGCCCCATGTTGCCTGA
- the bioB gene encoding biotin synthase BioB, with product MEIAWDRLVADALEDRPPTRDVARALLQLPDEDTLRLVEAAWRVRRHFFGNRVKVNVLLNAQSGICPEDCHYCSQSRISKAPIPRYRMLSVEEILDRARKAHAAGAQRFCIVTSGRGPHRRELEAVLEATRRIKAELPLEICACMGILDEEQARQLREAGVDAYNHNLNTSPRHYARICSTHTFEDRIRTVQTALKAGLQTCTGVILGMGETDEDVLDMAYALREAGATSIPVNFLIPIKGTPLGDGQTVRHLTPWACLRYLSVFRFVNPKAEIRASAGRELHLRSLQPLALMVANSLFLGDYLTEKGQAAEADWQMIEDLGFVPETPQPARPHGVAHPATPAA from the coding sequence ATGGAAATCGCCTGGGATCGACTGGTGGCCGACGCGCTCGAAGACCGGCCGCCCACACGCGACGTGGCCCGCGCGCTGTTGCAGCTGCCCGACGAAGACACGCTGCGGCTTGTCGAGGCGGCCTGGCGCGTGCGTCGGCATTTTTTCGGTAACCGCGTCAAGGTCAACGTACTGCTCAACGCCCAGAGCGGCATCTGTCCGGAAGACTGTCACTACTGCTCCCAGTCGCGCATCTCGAAGGCGCCGATTCCACGCTACCGCATGCTGTCGGTCGAAGAAATCCTCGACCGCGCGCGCAAAGCCCATGCGGCCGGCGCCCAGCGCTTCTGCATCGTGACCTCGGGCCGTGGACCGCACCGGCGCGAACTGGAAGCCGTACTCGAAGCCACGCGCCGCATCAAGGCCGAACTACCGCTGGAAATCTGCGCCTGCATGGGCATCCTGGACGAAGAGCAGGCACGTCAGCTCAGAGAAGCCGGCGTGGACGCCTACAACCACAACCTGAACACGAGCCCGCGCCACTACGCGCGCATCTGCTCGACGCACACCTTCGAGGACCGCATCCGAACCGTGCAGACCGCCCTGAAAGCGGGGCTGCAGACCTGCACGGGCGTCATCCTGGGCATGGGAGAAACCGACGAAGACGTGCTCGACATGGCCTACGCGCTGCGTGAGGCCGGCGCCACGTCGATCCCGGTCAACTTTCTGATTCCGATCAAGGGCACCCCGCTGGGCGACGGACAGACCGTCCGCCACCTGACGCCCTGGGCCTGCCTGCGCTACCTGTCGGTGTTCCGGTTCGTCAACCCGAAGGCGGAGATCCGGGCCTCGGCCGGGCGTGAGCTGCACCTGCGGAGCCTCCAGCCGCTGGCGCTCATGGTGGCCAACAGCCTGTTTCTGGGCGACTACCTGACCGAAAAAGGTCAGGCGGCCGAGGCCGACTGGCAGATGATCGAAGACCTGGGTTTCGTGCCCGAAACGCCCCAACCGGCCCGCCCCCATGGAGTGGCTCACCCGGCAACTCCGGCAGCTTGA
- a CDS encoding glycoside hydrolase family 16 protein, whose product MMRQVAFLLSVLIGCSMLGSDRSDKAPHWELVWSDEFDYSGLPDPEKWDYDVGGHGWGNQELQYYTRARIENARVGGGVLIIEARHEPYEGREYTSARLVTRGKASWTYGRFEIRARLPSGRGTWPAIWMLPDRQTYGSAYWPDNGEIDIMEHVGFNPDVVHGTVHTKAYNHLLGTQRGGSIRVPTARTDFHVYAIEWTPEEIRWFVDDSLYYRFPNERLTNPDADWRHWPFDQPFHLIMNIAVGGTWGGQQGVDPEAFPAQLVVDYVRVYRWVE is encoded by the coding sequence ATGATGCGCCAGGTTGCATTTCTGCTGAGCGTCCTGATCGGGTGCTCGATGCTGGGAAGCGACAGATCGGACAAAGCGCCCCACTGGGAGCTGGTCTGGTCCGACGAGTTCGATTACAGCGGACTTCCGGATCCGGAAAAATGGGATTACGACGTGGGCGGTCACGGCTGGGGTAACCAGGAGTTGCAGTACTACACGCGGGCGCGGATCGAAAACGCCCGCGTGGGCGGGGGTGTGCTCATCATCGAGGCGCGGCATGAGCCCTACGAGGGGCGTGAGTATACGTCGGCCCGGCTGGTGACGCGCGGAAAGGCCTCGTGGACCTACGGGCGCTTCGAGATTCGAGCGCGGCTTCCTTCGGGACGGGGCACCTGGCCGGCCATCTGGATGCTTCCGGATCGCCAGACCTACGGCAGCGCCTACTGGCCCGACAACGGCGAGATCGACATCATGGAGCACGTCGGCTTCAATCCCGATGTGGTGCACGGTACCGTTCACACGAAGGCCTATAACCACCTGCTGGGTACGCAGCGGGGCGGAAGCATCCGGGTACCCACCGCACGCACGGACTTCCACGTTTATGCGATCGAGTGGACGCCCGAGGAGATTCGCTGGTTTGTGGACGATTCGCTCTACTATCGCTTTCCGAACGAGCGCCTGACCAACCCCGATGCCGACTGGCGCCACTGGCCCTTCGATCAGCCGTTCCACCTGATCATGAACATCGCCGTTGGTGGCACCTGGGGCGGCCAGCAGGGCGTCGATCCGGAGGCCTTCCCGGCCCAGCTCGTGGTCGACTACGTGCGCGTGTACCGATGGGTGGAGTGA
- a CDS encoding acetoin utilization protein AcuC, with protein sequence MVSVVYHPDYLTYCFGPEHPFSPVRLEMLWTLLEALGCAPTPIRPPEATREEVLRVHAEDYVARVEAASRGEYVPDAEAFGLDTPDVPVFPDMDRAARVLVGGTLHGARLIADGRATTVLQLGGGFHHAHPARASGFCVYNDLSIAIRALTDAGLRVAYIDIDVHHGDGVQAIHYREDTVLTISLHETGQYLFPGTGFIDEIGEGRGQGFSLNVPLQPFTDDESYLEVFERVVPHALVMFRPDVLVVQCGADAHFQDPLADLLLSTRAYEQLFRRLKALADEHTGGRALFTLGGGYDFDATVRVWALLYLVLQDRPLPERLPLSWRIEWEQRLERPLSPTLHDTARPLTLTPERRRQIAQQNLHTARRLMDTLAYYWY encoded by the coding sequence GTGGTCTCCGTCGTCTATCACCCGGACTACCTGACCTACTGCTTCGGCCCGGAGCACCCGTTCAGCCCGGTGCGTCTGGAAATGCTCTGGACGCTCCTGGAGGCGCTGGGCTGCGCGCCGACGCCGATCCGACCGCCGGAGGCTACCCGCGAAGAGGTACTCCGCGTGCACGCCGAGGACTACGTGGCGCGCGTCGAGGCGGCCTCGCGCGGCGAATACGTGCCCGATGCCGAGGCGTTCGGCCTCGACACACCCGACGTGCCCGTGTTTCCCGACATGGACCGGGCCGCCCGTGTGCTGGTAGGCGGCACGCTGCACGGCGCCCGCCTGATCGCCGACGGCCGGGCCACTACCGTGCTCCAGCTCGGCGGTGGCTTTCACCACGCCCACCCGGCCCGCGCCTCGGGCTTCTGCGTCTACAACGACCTGTCCATCGCCATCCGGGCGCTGACCGACGCCGGACTGCGCGTGGCCTACATCGACATCGACGTCCACCACGGCGACGGCGTGCAGGCCATCCACTACCGGGAAGACACGGTGCTGACGATCAGCCTGCACGAAACCGGCCAGTACCTGTTTCCGGGCACGGGATTCATCGACGAGATCGGCGAGGGCCGCGGCCAGGGCTTTTCGCTGAACGTACCGCTTCAGCCGTTCACTGACGACGAAAGCTACCTGGAAGTCTTCGAGCGCGTCGTGCCCCACGCGCTCGTGATGTTTCGGCCCGACGTGCTCGTCGTCCAGTGCGGCGCCGACGCCCACTTTCAGGACCCGCTGGCCGACCTGCTGCTCTCGACGCGCGCCTACGAGCAGCTCTTCCGACGCCTGAAGGCGCTGGCCGACGAACATACCGGCGGCCGTGCACTCTTTACGCTGGGCGGCGGCTACGACTTCGACGCCACGGTACGCGTCTGGGCCCTGCTGTATCTGGTCCTGCAGGACCGACCGCTTCCGGAGCGGCTTCCTCTTAGCTGGCGCATCGAATGGGAACAGCGCCTGGAGCGTCCCCTTTCACCCACGCTGCACGACACGGCCCGGCCGCTCACGCTCACGCCCGAACGCCGCCGCCAGATCGCCCAGCAAAACCTGCACACGGCTCGACGCCTCATGGACACCCTCGCCTATTACTGGTACTGA
- a CDS encoding 3-oxoacyl-ACP synthase III family protein, whose amino-acid sequence MLPEQSLTTPLPATTTAAPARRAAVLGVGAALPAHREPSTETERRLGLPPGWIARRTGIRERPLVGPDEATSDLAVRAGAAALAQAELSPERIGLLLLATSTPDHLLPPTAPVVTHRLGLKRAGAVDLAGACSGFLYALALADGYVRLQRTCVLVIGANVLSRRTNPDDPKTSALFADGAGAVVLGPSEGPRGIVACWLGADGSCWDDLYIPAGGSRRPLTPERVARGEHLMYMKDGRALFRRAATGMAEAGRRVLQQAGLDLDDVAWWIPHQANLRLIEEARRQLGMPEARTVNLVDRIGNSSAATIPLALALEAHRFAPGDLLLLTAVGAGLLSAAVLIQW is encoded by the coding sequence ATGTTGCCTGAACAGTCCCTGACCACACCGCTCCCTGCAACAACCACCGCCGCACCGGCGCGGCGAGCGGCCGTGCTGGGCGTGGGCGCGGCGCTTCCGGCCCACCGCGAGCCGAGCACCGAAACCGAGCGCCGCCTGGGCCTGCCGCCGGGCTGGATCGCCCGGCGCACGGGCATCCGGGAGCGTCCGCTCGTGGGCCCCGACGAAGCCACGAGCGATCTGGCCGTCCGTGCCGGGGCGGCCGCGCTGGCACAGGCCGAGCTGTCCCCCGAGCGCATCGGCCTGCTGCTGCTGGCCACGAGCACGCCCGACCACCTGCTGCCACCGACGGCGCCCGTCGTGACCCATCGCCTGGGGCTGAAGCGGGCGGGCGCCGTCGATCTGGCCGGCGCCTGCAGCGGCTTCCTGTATGCGCTGGCGCTGGCCGACGGCTATGTGCGCCTGCAGCGTACCTGCGTGCTCGTGATCGGCGCCAACGTGCTCAGCCGCCGCACCAACCCCGACGACCCGAAAACCTCGGCGCTTTTTGCCGACGGGGCCGGCGCCGTCGTACTCGGTCCCTCGGAGGGCCCGCGCGGCATCGTGGCCTGCTGGCTGGGCGCCGACGGCTCCTGCTGGGACGACCTCTACATCCCGGCCGGTGGAAGCCGCCGACCGCTCACGCCCGAACGCGTGGCCCGCGGCGAACACCTCATGTATATGAAAGACGGCCGCGCGCTCTTCCGACGGGCCGCCACCGGCATGGCCGAAGCCGGGCGACGCGTGCTCCAGCAGGCCGGCCTCGACCTCGACGACGTCGCCTGGTGGATTCCGCACCAGGCCAACCTCCGGCTGATCGAAGAAGCCCGCCGGCAACTGGGCATGCCCGAAGCGCGCACCGTCAACCTCGTCGATCGGATCGGCAACAGCTCGGCCGCCACGATTCCGCTGGCGCTGGCGCTCGAAGCGCATCGCTTCGCCCCCGGCGACCTGCTGCTGCTCACGGCCGTGGGCGCCGGACTGCTTTCGGCCGCCGTGCTGATCCAATGGTAA